The Chamaesiphon minutus PCC 6605 DNA window AGTTGTTACCAGCAAGTAATGCCCCCTCAATCGGGTCGCGGATGCCCTCCATATCGACTCCTGGGGCAGTAATAAAGGCAATGATAAAACAAGTGGTAGCGGTCAGTATGGTGGGAATCATCAGTACGCCAAACCAACCGATATACAGCCGATTGTCGGTGCTGGTAATCCATTGACGAAACCGCTCCCAAATACCAAAGCTATCCGATCCCAGACGAGTTTGAATTGTAGTACTCATCAGTTCGATCTCCTCAAGTGATGCTACCAAAATGGTAGATCGATAATTTGAGGAACTTGTGAGGAAGTAAGCTCTAAAATTGCTCATGAGAAACTCACAATCGAAGCATATCTTAAAAGACAGATTAATTGTGTTATGCCCTAACTGAGATGGTCGCCAAATCGATCGCAATTCCATCATCTAGTTCACTACTTCCACCCCCGTTGGGGAGTGGGATTTCCGTGGAGCTGAGTCCAATGTTGACGATCGTGCTGAGTATTGTGATGCTACTCGCGATCGCTGCTCGAATTAATATTTATCTTCGCTCGAACATTCCCCACTTGGTTAGATTGAAAATACATCCAAATGTTGGGTGTCAACGCTGTCAATACTTTAGCCGTAATCGCTATCTAAAATGCGCTCTTCATCCATCCACAGTATTGACCAAGCGAGCGATTGATTGTATAGATTATTGCCCAAATAGCCACTCCCTTCCCAGTATCAAAAAATTAGATGTCGTGGATAGTGAATAGTAGGCATTTATGCTAAACATAGCTCACCTTTGGAGGCTCAAACTTATGGAATCGCAAGTACCTCTCCATGGAATAGACTTAATCGATTGTGCCCAAGCAAATGCTAACCAAGGCATTAAATTAGCAGCGCAGCAGTGTGGCTATCGCGACGATCTCACTGCATTCGATCGAGAATTGACAGTCGCCACCGCACAGATCGGGGTAAAAATTAATGGCTTTCAAGATTTGATTAAAACGATCGAACCAGGTCAAGTGCGGGGGATCGAAATTGCGCCGGACTCCGATACAAAAATTTAGGGTTTGCGAGCGAGATTGGCGACGATCGCGAATAACTCAAAGATCTAATTTGCCGAATCTATCCCCAGATCGAAATATGGTAAAAAATATCCGCCGCCGCGATGTAAATAGGATTACGTCTAGGACGGCTTCGCTGCCTGGAATCTAGAGGGAAGTCAGTCAGAAACTGAGCGCGAGTAGTTGGTTGATGTAAAATCAATCCTTCACCGCCTAATGGATGTTTTTCATCGATCGGTTGTCCTTCGATAGAAACAAAAACTTTGCCATCGGGATTGAGACTGGTCGCTGTATAAATTACTTGTGCGATTCGATAAATAACCGAAGTACTCCCCCCACCCGATCGAAATTCCCGCGATAAATCGACATGCACGCCATCCGCTCGAACTTTCAAACTGCGAAGTTTGGTACCTTTAGGAATCGTACTGCTCAAATCTTCACCAGGCTGGGCTGCTAGTAGCTTGTGCATGGCAGTTGTGAGGACTTGCTGGGACGAAGACGAACTATTATTATCGGTATTCGATGGTAGCGACTTGGCAACTAGAGTGAGTTTATTACGACTTGTTCTCAACCAATAAACTTGAGGCTGACTTAGTTGAGTGGTCGATCTCGGCGGTGGATTAGTTGGCGTGTTAGAAGAGGTAGTAACTGGAGTTGATGGTTTTTGACGATCTGGAGAAAGTACCAGATTTCCCGCCCAGAGACTCAATGCGACTACTGTCGTCAACAATAGCGATAGTTTGACAGCATGTTTGTGATTCACAGTTATTTTCATAAAATCTCGCTACTAGTAAGGATACGCAGAAGGTAGCAACTTGGGTTGAATATTCAACTAACGATAAATAGCGTTATCGATCCTACAGCGGAAAAATTCACCTTCAGATTCAAAGCGTTCGCTATCGAAGAACCAACCCAATCGCAACTGAGTCGGAATCGTGTAATCGCCAAATGTCCCATTTGCTTCTACCACACCGCCAAAATCTACATATTGGTGTTCGCGACCTTCAGGATTGCTCCACAGCAGAAACTTCACCCGTTTTAATCCCCCAAATCGATCTACTCCCAGGACTAGTTCTGCCTGTTCGCCGAGTGCGGTAAAATTGGCCCGCACATGCTCTGTATCCATTTCCGTCCAAGCAAGATCGGGATTACACAGCACCGAGGGCAACCATACCGATTCGCCCTGCATTCGTCCCTTACCCGATCGAGTAACACCAGCCCCAGACGCTTCCATGACGGTAAATAGCCCCAGCATTTTTCTTTGGACTTCACTCATGCCATCTACTACACTGTCTGCTCCCCAAATCGGTAAACCTTGCATCCAAGTTGTCGCCCACCACATCATCCCCCGATTCCAGCAAATTACTTCCTCACCTGTAAAGTGATACCATTTTTGACCGAGTTTGATTTCGCCGTGCATCCACAATCTGACGGCGGAGGCGAGTTTGGCACCAGGAACGATTGCGTGGTTGAGATAAAGTTGCGCTGCTGTGGGCAGATGTGCGATCGATTCGGGATTAAAAATTCGTTCGCTAATGGCAGTCGATTCCCATAATTCGTCGATCGAAATCTCTTTGGTTTTGGTGATAGTTGTAGTTGCAGTCATAGCAATCTCCATTCGGTAACATTGGATCTAGATGAAGAGTTAATTACAGCGGATTGTAGTTCTCTAGTCGGCAATCGATCCGATTGGCTGACATCCTCAGACTAAGATAAGTTTGTGGGGAACTCGTGAAGAAATCGATCTGTGAGTTTATGATAAAGTTGCCATTAAATCTAGACAGCTATTTGGGGTTTTGCTCTCCCAAATTGCCAGAGTAAGATAACACCCAATCCAAAGAGATTGACGAGGAAAACTACCAACCCACCAAAAAAGGGAATTAATGCCAGCACTGTCAATATTGCCAAACCTACTAAGAACTGCTGGGAAACTGACATCTGACGATCGCGATAAAAACTTTGACCGACAAATAGAGCCACTCCTAGCGAACCGACTAACGACGCAATAATTACAGTCAAACTGAGCAGGGGAATCAGAGGAATTCCAATTAGGGTAATCGCCAAACATACGCTGATAAATACAATCGATACGATCGCGCCGAATCCCCACACAGCCGTTAAACCAGGATCGTGACGCAATTTTGCTGCCAAATCTGGTAAAAACTGCGGGCTAGTTTGTAAGATAATCAGTCCGAGGATCGCGGCAACTACAGCAGAACTGATTCTAAACATCGCATTGAAGAAATACCAGGGGAAGAAGCTGTGTCGCCCGTATGAGCCAGACATCATGCCATGTCGGTCGTTGAATGTTCCTCTCTGGCCCCCGATCGTTGCCCCTGGTTCCTGGACGATTTTGCCACCGATCGAGTAAGCATCGCCATCTACTCGCGCTCCCGATTTGAGGATGACATCTCTACCCACGGCAATTGCCGTGTCTACAACTCTGGCATTAGGTAATACTGTTACACTGCCACCAAAAGCATGGGCGTTTTCGATAACTTGGTTCGCTGGTACGGTGACGTTGCCGCCAAAGCGAATTAGATTGGTATTGTTAAGATTAATATCTGTCTGCGCCAGCGCATTGCCCGCAAAGATTAAGCAAATGGTGGCGATAAAAGCCAGTATTAATTGTGGCAATTTCATGAATTTTAGCCTCTTGTTAACTTCCGCGAGATCTTATCGACTGACTTGGTAAAAATAAGTCAACACACCCTGCCTGAATGACAAAACATCCATTAGTTCTCAGGCTAGTTCACAAAAATGAGGAACTCGTGAGGAAAGTTCGAGCTGTTTAAATAGTTCAAATTTGGCACTGAGGCTAACAAATATCCAGTTGTAAATCCTCACAAGTTTCTCACAAAGTATTACTAACCTAATAGTTGAGTATCTTGGTTGCTGTTTATAGCTCGATGATAAAGCTACGCTAATAATAGATATAGAAACAGCTATGATTTGCACATCAATCCTCAAAGAGCAAATACCAACAGTAGCTAAGTGAAAATTAGTTTCAAGTCAGTAATATTGGAGAATGTTAATATGGCAATTATTCAATGGCGGCCTTTTCGCGACATTACTCACTGGGAATCTTTACCCACGATCGATACCCTCCAAGCAGAGATGAATCGCTTGTTCCAGCAACTATCGCCCAGCGGTAATGGGGATGGTGAGCTAATGGCATTTATACCTTCAGCAGAGCTGGAAGATACCCCAGAGGCAATCCATCTCAAACTCGAAATTCCTGGATTAGAAGCCAAAGACCTCGATATTCAAGTCACCGATCGATCCGTATCCATCAGCGGCGAACGCAAGTCCGAAACCAAAACTGAGGAAAAAGGTGCGGTTCGTTCTGAGTTTCGTTATGGCAAGTTTGAGCGCATCATTCCTTTACCCGTACAGGTCAAAACTGATGCGGCTCACGCTGAATATAAAAATGGAATTTTGACGCTCGATCTCCCCAAATCAGCGGAAGACAAGAAAAAAGTCGTCAAGGTCGAAGTTAAGTAGCTCAAAGCTTGCTGTCTTTAACAGCAATCCTTTTGTTAATCCCCAACCGTTATGAGGATCTCATCGATCGTATTTCAAGCGCGATTGGTGAGATTTTAATTAATATCAAAATCAAAGAACAAATGTGATGAGGTAATGCCAAGGGTTCGTATTGAGTATGATTAGAATTTAGTAGATAACGTCAGTTCGGGATAAGAAAGGAAGGAGGCATTAAGCTACAAGGTACAACTATCAACGCTCTAGCACCTCCTCCTATGAATAGTTTAGACGCATTATTCTCGGATATTGATGATTTCTGCCAAAAATTTGAACCACGGTGGCATTCACACCTTATCGCCGGAGATCGCCAAACCCGTCGCCGTGCTCAAAGCCTGTGTCTGAGCGAAATCATGACAATTCTGGTGACATTTCATCAGCACCATTATCGGAACTTCAAGCATTATTACCTTGACCACGTAAGTGTTTACTAGTCGGGTGCATTCCCCGGATTGCCCATAGCTGGGCAATCCGGGGAATGGATTTCTCAAACGCTATTGCCGTTGTGTGTCTATCTCAAGCAGTGTTTTGGGGCTTGTACCGGAATTAGTTGTCTTGTTGCGCTTTTTACGTCGGGGAACCCCATCTGTGACAAGTTAAGG harbors:
- a CDS encoding GerMN domain-containing protein — encoded protein: MKITVNHKHAVKLSLLLTTVVALSLWAGNLVLSPDRQKPSTPVTTSSNTPTNPPPRSTTQLSQPQVYWLRTSRNKLTLVAKSLPSNTDNNSSSSSQQVLTTAMHKLLAAQPGEDLSSTIPKGTKLRSLKVRADGVHVDLSREFRSGGGSTSVIYRIAQVIYTATSLNPDGKVFVSIEGQPIDEKHPLGGEGLILHQPTTRAQFLTDFPLDSRQRSRPRRNPIYIAAADIFYHISIWG
- a CDS encoding DUF6544 family protein, encoding MTATTTITKTKEISIDELWESTAISERIFNPESIAHLPTAAQLYLNHAIVPGAKLASAVRLWMHGEIKLGQKWYHFTGEEVICWNRGMMWWATTWMQGLPIWGADSVVDGMSEVQRKMLGLFTVMEASGAGVTRSGKGRMQGESVWLPSVLCNPDLAWTEMDTEHVRANFTALGEQAELVLGVDRFGGLKRVKFLLWSNPEGREHQYVDFGGVVEANGTFGDYTIPTQLRLGWFFDSERFESEGEFFRCRIDNAIYR
- a CDS encoding Hsp20/alpha crystallin family protein, with translation MAIIQWRPFRDITHWESLPTIDTLQAEMNRLFQQLSPSGNGDGELMAFIPSAELEDTPEAIHLKLEIPGLEAKDLDIQVTDRSVSISGERKSETKTEEKGAVRSEFRYGKFERIIPLPVQVKTDAAHAEYKNGILTLDLPKSAEDKKKVVKVEVK